Proteins encoded together in one Lathyrus oleraceus cultivar Zhongwan6 chromosome 5, CAAS_Psat_ZW6_1.0, whole genome shotgun sequence window:
- the LOC127087046 gene encoding putative pentatricopeptide repeat-containing protein At3g08820, with protein sequence MALELKKWCLAEGLKSLKHVKLAHCRLLRLNLHHDNHLLNIILRSSLNFSNTHYPILVFHKTTLNPNTFLYNTMIRGMVSNDRFHDAVQLYASMHKASLVPDNFTFPFVLKACARLNLFQLGLTIHSLVIKTGFDYDVFVKTNVVCFYSKCGFLSDARKVFDDIPDKNVVSWTAIICGYIEFGQCREAVDLFRGLLETGLRPDGFVIVRVLRACARLGDLQSGRWIDRCMSECGLHRNVFVATSLVDMYAKCGSMEEARCVFDGMVEKDVVCWSAMIQGYAYNGLPREALELFFEMRKVDVRPDCYAMVGVLSACARLGALELGNWAKGLMDEEEFLSNPVLGTSLIDLYAKCGSVEEALRVYKMMKEKDRVVFNAVISGLSMYGHFGAAFGVFGQMGKYGIRPDENTFVGLLCACTHAGLVDDGRRYFNSMSDVFGMTSTIEHYGCMVDLLARAGLMVEAHNLIKGMPMKPNAIVWGALLGGCRLHRETQLAEHVLKQLIELEPWNSGHYVLLSNIYSASHRWDEAEKIRSTLNDKGMQKLPGYSWVEVDGVVHEFLVGDTSHPLSQKIYEKLEILLKDLKEAGYNPTTEFVLFDVEEEEKEYFLGCHSEKLAVAFALISTGAKDVIRVVKNLRVCGDCHEAIKLISKVTGREIVIRDNNRFHCFSDGACSCRDYW encoded by the coding sequence ATGGCCTTAGAGCTCAAGAAATGGTGCTTAGCAGAAGGATTGAAATCATTGAAGCATGTAAAACTCGCTCACTGCCGCCTCCTCCGCCTCAACCTCCACCACGACAACCACCTCCTCAACATCATCCTCCGCTCTTCCTTAAACTTTTCCAACACCCACTACCCAATCCTCGTTTTCCACAAAACAACATTAAACCCAAACACCTTTCTGTACAACACCATGATTCGCGGCATGGTCTCAAACGACCGTTTCCATGATGCTGTTCAACTATATGCTTCAATGCATAAAGCCTCTCTCGTTCCTGATAACTTCACTTTCCCTTTTGTCCTCAAAGCTTGTGCCAGACTCAATCTTTTTCAATTGGGTCTGACTATTCATTCTCTTGTGATTAAAACTGGTTTTGATTATGATGTTTTTGTGAAAACGAATGTTGTTTGTTTTTATTCTAAATGTGGGTTTTTAAGTGATGCCCGGAAGGTGTTTGATGATATTCCTGACAAAAATGTTGTATCTTGGACTGCTATTATTTGTGGGTATATTGAGTTTGGTCAGTGTAGGGAGGCGGTTGATTTGTTTAGAGGGTTGTTGGAGACGGGTTTGAGACCTGATGGTTTTGTTATTGTTCGTGTTTTGCGGGCTTGTGCGCGGTTAGGGGATTTGCAGAGTGGGAGGTGGATAGATAGGTGTATGAGTGAGTGTGGTTTGCATAGGAATGTTTTTGTGGCTACCTCTTTGGTGGATATGTATGCTAAGTGTGGAAGTATGGAGGAAGCGCGTTGTGTGTTTGATGGAATGGTTGAGAAGGATGTTGTTTGTTGGAGTGCCATGATTCAAGGTTATGCATACAATGGGTTACCAAGAGAGGCACTTGAGTTGTTCTTTGAAATGAGGAAGGTAGATGTGAGACCTGATTGTTATGCCATGGTGGGAGTTCTCTCTGCATGTGCGAGGTTGGGAGCGTTGGAGTTAGGAAATTGGGCTaagggtttgatggatgaggaGGAGTTTTTGTCTAACCCTGTGTTGGGTACTTCCTTGATTGACTTGTATGCAAAATGTGGAAGTGTGGAGGAGGCTTTGAGGGTTTACAAAATGATGAAAGAGAAAGATCGTGTTGTCTTCAATGCTGTTATTTCGGGACTGTCTATGTATGGACATTTTGGGGCTGCATTTGGAGTTTTTGGACAAATGGGAAAGTATGGAATTCGACCGGACGAAAATACTTTTGTTGGTTTGCTTTGTGCATGTACCCATGCTGGTCTGGTTGATGATGGCCGTCGTTATTTTAACAGCATGAGTGATGTCTTTGGTATGACTTCCACCATTGAGCACTATGGATGCATGGTGGATCTCCTAGCCCGTGCAGGTTTGATGGTTGAAGCACATAATTTGATCAAGGGTATGCCAATGAAGCCTAATGCTATTGTTTGGGGGGCATTGTTGGGTGGATGTAGGTTACATCGGGAAACCCAATTGGCTGAACATGTGCTAAAACAGCTCATTGAGTTAGAACCATGGAATTCAGGACATTATGTTCTCTTATCAAATATATATTCAGCAAGTCATAGATGGGACGAGGCAGAAAAAATCAGGTCAACATTGAACGATAAAGGGATGCAAAAGTTACCTGGGTATAGTTGGGTTGAAGTTGACGGAGTCGTTCATGAATTCCTTGTTGGAGACACTTCCCATCCATTATCACAAAAGATATATGAAAAGCTTGAAATCTTGCTGAAAGACTTGAAAGAAGCTGGTTATAATCCAACCACCGAGTTTGTACTCTTCGATGTAGAGGAGGAGGAGAAAGAGTACTTCCTTGGTTGTCATAGTGAAAAATTAGCTGTTGCATTTGCACTGATCAGTACTGGTGCCAAAGATGTCATTCGTGTTGTTAAAAACCTTCGTGTTTGTGGCGACTGTCATGAGGCAATAAAACTCATATCAAAAGTTACAGGGAGAGAGATAGTCATTAGGGATAATAATAGATTCCATTGTTTCAGTGACGGTGCATGTTCTTGTCGAGATTATTGGTAA